A DNA window from Streptomyces sp. B21-083 contains the following coding sequences:
- the infA gene encoding translation initiation factor IF-1, protein MAKKQGAIEIEGTVVESLPNAMFKVELQNGHQVLAHISGKMRMHYIRILPDDRVVVELSPYDLTRGRIVYRYK, encoded by the coding sequence GTGGCCAAGAAGCAAGGTGCCATCGAGATCGAGGGCACTGTCGTCGAGTCTCTTCCGAACGCCATGTTCAAGGTTGAGCTCCAGAACGGCCACCAGGTCCTGGCACACATCAGCGGCAAGATGCGTATGCACTACATCCGCATCCTCCCTGACGACAGGGTCGTGGTGGAGCTGTCTCCGTACGACCTGACGCGTGGCCGCATCGTCTACCGATACAAGTAG
- the rplQ gene encoding 50S ribosomal protein L17 codes for MPKPAKGARLGGSAAHEKLLLANLAKSLFEHGKITTTEAKARRLRPYAERLVTKAKKGDLHNRRQVLQVITDKSIVHTLFTEIGPRYENRPGGYTRITKIGNRRGDNAPMAVIELVEALTVAQQATGEAEAATKRAVKEDTLKKDEAVEAKSDEVVEDAAPAEESKDA; via the coding sequence ATGCCGAAGCCCGCCAAGGGTGCCCGTCTGGGCGGCAGTGCCGCGCACGAGAAGCTGCTTCTTGCGAACCTCGCGAAGTCGCTCTTCGAGCACGGCAAGATCACGACCACCGAGGCGAAGGCGCGCCGGCTGCGTCCGTACGCCGAGCGTCTGGTCACCAAGGCGAAGAAGGGTGACCTTCACAACCGCCGTCAGGTGCTCCAGGTCATCACGGACAAGAGCATCGTGCACACGCTCTTCACCGAGATCGGCCCGCGCTACGAGAACCGCCCGGGTGGTTACACCCGTATCACCAAGATCGGTAACCGTCGTGGCGACAACGCGCCCATGGCTGTCATCGAGCTGGTGGAGGCCCTGACCGTGGCCCAGCAGGCCACCGGTGAGGCCGAGGCGGCGACCAAGCGTGCCGTCAAGGAAGACACCCTCAAGAAGGACGAGGCCGTCGAGGCCAAGTCCGACGAGGTCGTCGAGGACGCGGCTCCGGCCGAGGAGTCGAAGGACGCGTAA
- the rpsK gene encoding 30S ribosomal protein S11 yields MPPKGRQGAAKKVRRKEKKNVAHGHAHIKSTFNNTIVSITDPAGNVISWASAGHVGFKGSRKSTPFAAQMAAESAARRAQEHGMRKVDVFVKGPGSGRETAIRSLQATGLEVGSIQDVTPTPHNGCRPPKRRRV; encoded by the coding sequence ATGCCCCCCAAGGGTCGTCAGGGCGCTGCCAAGAAGGTGCGCCGCAAGGAAAAGAAGAACGTCGCTCATGGGCACGCCCACATCAAGAGCACGTTCAACAACACCATCGTCTCGATCACGGACCCCGCGGGCAACGTGATCTCCTGGGCCTCCGCCGGCCACGTCGGCTTCAAGGGCTCGCGCAAGTCCACCCCCTTCGCCGCGCAGATGGCCGCCGAGTCGGCCGCCCGCCGCGCGCAGGAGCACGGCATGCGCAAGGTTGACGTCTTCGTCAAGGGCCCGGGTTCGGGTCGCGAGACGGCCATCCGTTCGCTTCAGGCGACCGGTCTTGAGGTCGGCTCCATCCAGGACGTCACCCCCACCCCGCACAACGGCTGCCGTCCGCCCAAGCGCCGTCGCGTCTGA
- the rpmJ gene encoding 50S ribosomal protein L36, whose product MKVKPSVKKICDKCRVIRRHGRVMVICENPRHKQRQG is encoded by the coding sequence ATGAAGGTCAAGCCGAGCGTCAAGAAGATCTGCGACAAGTGCAGGGTGATCCGCCGTCATGGTCGGGTCATGGTCATCTGCGAGAACCCGCGGCACAAGCAGCGCCAGGGCTGA
- the map gene encoding type I methionyl aminopeptidase: MVQIKTPEQIAKMREAGLVVAAIHAATREAAVPGASTKDLDLVARKVLADHGAKPNFLGYGGFPATICTSVNEVVVHGIPSDEVVLKDGDIISIDCGAIIDGWHGDAAYTAFVGSGHAPELIELSRVTEESMWAGIAAMKLGNRLVDISRAIETYIRRQPKAGGGRYGIVEDYGGHGIGTEMHMDPHLLNYVERKRGKGPKLVPGFCLAIEPMVSLGTPRTEVLADDWTVITTDGTWSSHWEHSVALTEAGPLVLTSPDGGAAKLAELGVTAAPDPLA; encoded by the coding sequence ATGGTGCAGATCAAGACCCCCGAGCAGATCGCCAAGATGCGCGAGGCGGGGCTTGTCGTCGCCGCCATCCACGCGGCCACTCGTGAGGCGGCCGTGCCGGGCGCCAGTACGAAGGATCTGGACCTGGTCGCGCGGAAGGTGCTCGCGGATCACGGCGCGAAGCCGAACTTCCTCGGGTACGGCGGGTTCCCGGCCACGATCTGCACCTCCGTCAACGAGGTCGTCGTCCACGGCATCCCGTCCGACGAGGTCGTGCTGAAGGACGGGGACATCATCTCCATCGACTGCGGCGCGATCATCGACGGCTGGCACGGGGACGCGGCGTACACGGCGTTCGTGGGGTCGGGGCACGCTCCGGAGCTGATCGAGCTGTCGCGGGTGACGGAGGAGTCGATGTGGGCGGGGATCGCCGCTATGAAGCTGGGGAACCGGCTGGTCGACATCTCGCGTGCGATCGAGACGTACATCCGGCGTCAGCCGAAGGCGGGTGGCGGCCGGTACGGGATCGTCGAGGACTACGGCGGCCACGGCATCGGTACGGAGATGCACATGGACCCGCATCTGCTGAACTACGTCGAGCGCAAGCGGGGGAAGGGGCCGAAGCTGGTTCCCGGGTTCTGTCTCGCGATCGAGCCGATGGTGTCGCTGGGTACGCCGAGGACCGAGGTGCTCGCGGACGACTGGACGGTCATCACGACGGACGGGACGTGGTCGTCGCACTGGGAGCATTCGGTGGCGTTGACGGAGGCGGGGCCGTTGGTGCTTACGTCTCCCGACGGGGGGGCGGCGAAGTTGGCTGAGCTCGGGGTGACTGCGGCGCCGGATCCGCTGGCGTAG
- the rpsM gene encoding 30S ribosomal protein S13: MARVSGVDIPREKRVEVALTYVFGIGRTLSQLTLAETGIDPNTRVRDLSEEQLVAIREYVDANIKTEGDLRREIQGDIRRKIEIGCYQGIRHRRGLPVHGQRTSTNARTRKGPRRAIAGKKKPGKK; the protein is encoded by the coding sequence ATGGCACGCGTTTCCGGTGTTGACATCCCGCGCGAAAAGCGTGTGGAGGTCGCCCTCACCTACGTGTTCGGCATTGGCCGGACCCTTTCCCAGCTGACGCTGGCGGAGACGGGCATCGACCCGAACACCCGTGTTCGGGACCTCTCCGAGGAGCAGCTCGTCGCGATCCGCGAGTACGTGGACGCCAACATCAAGACCGAGGGTGACCTCCGTCGCGAGATCCAGGGCGACATTCGCCGGAAGATCGAGATCGGCTGCTACCAGGGTATTCGCCACCGCCGTGGCCTGCCCGTCCACGGTCAGCGCACCAGCACGAACGCTCGTACCCGCAAGGGCCCGCGTCGCGCCATCGCCGGCAAGAAGAAGCCGGGCAAGAAGTAG
- a CDS encoding DNA-directed RNA polymerase subunit alpha, with product MLIAQRPSLTEEVVDEFRSRFVIEPLEPGFGYTLGNSLRRTLLSSIPGAAVTSIRVDGVLHEFTTVPGVKEDVTDLILNIKQLVVSSEQDEPVVMYLRKQGPGLVTAADIAPPAGVEVHNPDLVLATLNGKGKLEVELTVERGRGYVSAVQNKQVGQEIGRIPIDSIYSPVLKVTYKVEATRVEQRTDFDKLIVDVETKQAMRPRDAMASAGKTLVELFGLARELNIDAEGIDMGPSPTDAALAADLALPIEELELTVRSYNCLKREGIHSVGELVARSEADLLDIRNFGAKSIDEVKAKLAGMGLALKDSPPGFDPTAAVDAFGADDDDDVDAGFVETEQY from the coding sequence ATGCTGATCGCTCAGCGCCCGTCCCTGACCGAAGAGGTCGTCGACGAGTTCCGCTCCCGGTTCGTCATCGAGCCGCTGGAGCCGGGCTTCGGCTACACCCTCGGTAACTCTCTCCGTCGGACTCTGCTGTCCTCGATTCCGGGTGCGGCTGTCACCAGCATCCGTGTCGACGGCGTTCTGCACGAGTTCACCACCGTGCCGGGTGTCAAGGAGGACGTCACCGACCTGATCCTCAACATCAAGCAGCTCGTCGTCTCCTCGGAGCAGGACGAGCCGGTCGTGATGTACCTGCGCAAGCAGGGTCCGGGTCTCGTCACCGCCGCCGACATCGCGCCGCCGGCCGGTGTCGAGGTGCACAACCCCGACCTGGTCCTCGCCACGCTCAACGGCAAGGGCAAGCTGGAGGTGGAGCTGACCGTCGAGCGCGGTCGCGGCTACGTCTCCGCTGTGCAGAACAAGCAGGTGGGTCAGGAGATCGGGCGCATCCCGATCGACTCGATCTACTCGCCGGTCCTCAAGGTCACGTACAAGGTCGAGGCCACGCGTGTCGAGCAGCGCACCGACTTCGACAAGCTGATCGTCGACGTCGAGACCAAGCAGGCCATGCGTCCCCGTGACGCCATGGCGTCGGCCGGTAAGACGCTGGTCGAGCTGTTCGGGCTCGCCCGTGAGCTCAACATCGACGCCGAGGGCATCGACATGGGTCCGTCCCCGACGGACGCCGCCCTCGCCGCCGATCTCGCGCTGCCGATCGAGGAGCTGGAGCTCACGGTTCGGTCGTACAACTGCCTGAAGCGTGAGGGCATCCACTCCGTGGGTGAGCTCGTGGCCCGCTCCGAGGCCGATCTGCTGGACATCCGCAACTTCGGTGCGAAGTCCATCGACGAGGTCAAGGCGAAGCTGGCGGGGATGGGTCTCGCGCTCAAGGACTCGCCTCCCGGGTTCGACCCGACCGCCGCGGTGGACGCCTTTGGCGCCGATGATGATGACGATGTGGACGCAGGGTTCGTGGAGACCGAGCAGTACTGA